Genomic window (Candidatus Binataceae bacterium):
TGAGTCCGACATTCGGCTCCGACCCGATTGCTCCGGCTGGTACGTCGACGGCCAGCTGCGCTAGAAATCGCCTAGAGCCCATCAAGCTCGGAGGTGCTGACCCATGGCAGCAACACCAATCAAGGTAATCTCCGCTGACTCTCACATGACCGAACCCGCGGATCTCTGGACCGAGAGGCTGGACCAGAAATTTCGCGATCGTGCGCCGCGCATCATCAGGAGCGAAAACCGCGGCACGTTTATTTTTGTGGCGCCCGATATTCCAGCCTTTCCGGTCGCGGGCGGATTTGCGGCCGGCCGCAGCGGCGAAGAGCTCCGCGAATTCATGAAGCGCGCAAATAAGGACGAAGGCTACAAGGCGGCGCGCCCAAGTGGTTGGGACCCTGCCGAGCGCATCAAGGACCAGGACGTCGATGGCGTGCAGGCCGAGATCCTGTACACCACGCTGGGCATGCCCCTGTTTGGACTCCATGATGCCGACCTGCAGCGTGAGTGTTTTCGGGTTTACAACGATTGGGTCGCGGACTTTGCTTCCTACGATCCGCGCCGTCTGCACGCGATTGCACTGATCTCGCTCGAAGATATCAACGAAGGCGCCAAGGAGCTCGAACGCGCGAAAAAGATTGGGCTCAAGGGGGCAATGATCTGGGGTTCGCCTCCGGCAGAAAGCCCCTACTGGCATAAATCCTACGATCCGTTCTGGCAGGTCGCAGAGGACTTGCAGATGCCGCTGTCGCTGCACGTCATCACCGGCAAGCGACCGCCGCGCTCCAAAGAGGAACAGCAGAAGGCCAAGACACGCGAGCCGTCGTTCATTCGCGGCTACATGAATATCCTGCACGAGGTGCAGCGTTCGCTAACCGATATAATCTGCGGGGGCGTGTTGATGCGCTTTCCGCGTTTGAAGATCGTATCCGCGGAGAATGACAGCGGATGGTTGCCACACTACATGTACCGGCTCGACCACGCATTCGAGAAGTTCGGCGCGATGATGGAAGAGCCGCTCGATATGACGCCGGGCGAGTACGTACGCCGCAATGTGTGGGCGACCTTCCAGGACGATCCGGTCGGCCCGATGCTGGTGCAGTTCTTCGGCGAGGACAACTTCATGTGGGCCTCGGACTTTCCACATACCGACTCGACGTGGCCCCACTCACAAGACGTGATTGCGCGCGACTTCAAACATGTTCCGGAAGCGGTGAAACGCAAGATCGTCTGTGAAAACGCGGCGCGTTTGTATCAGATCGATCTGAACTAGGGTCAAAAGCATAAGTCCGCAGATCGCGCGGATCTCACAGTTGGATTTCGGAATGCTGTGAAAATCTGCGCGCTCTGCGGATGGGATCTTAGTTGGCCGCGCCGGTAAAATGCACCGCCGTACCGGTGCATTCGAAGTAGCCGCCCTCCGTGTACGGTTCGGAGACCGCCGACGCATCGTCGGCCACGAAGTAGATCGTGGTCCCTACAACCGCATCGACGTGGTCGCCATACTTGCGATAGGCGGCGGCCCGCAGGCCATCGCCGTGAACCACCTGGCCGCTGGTGGAGTTTGGTGTGTTGAAACAGTAACCCTGCACCGAGCCGAGCTTTGAGTACTGGGGATGGCCCTTCACCGTGTCCTTCGACACCACCTGGATCTTTTTAATTGCAGCACTGAGCGCATCCTGCTGTTCGTGGAGTTGAGTTACATCCTGATCGAGATGTTGTTCTTCGGCGCAGCCGCCGAACACGATCGCAATCGCCAGCGCCAAGAGAAATCGCTTCATAACAACTCTACCCCGCTCTGTTTTCCGTATGTGACGGGCGCGAGCGGGGCAAGAGCGAGCGAAAGTTGCGGACGCTGGTCGACGTCTTAGTCGGCTCTGGCGAAATTGGGTTTGCGCTTCTCCACGAAAGCTTTCACCGCTTCCTGATGGTCTTTGGTGTTGAAGGTCATCATCTCGTAGGCGAGCGACGCGTCGAGGATAAGGTTAGCCTGCTGCTTGAGCCATTTGTTAACCGCCAACTTAC
Coding sequences:
- a CDS encoding amidohydrolase family protein, with translation MAATPIKVISADSHMTEPADLWTERLDQKFRDRAPRIIRSENRGTFIFVAPDIPAFPVAGGFAAGRSGEELREFMKRANKDEGYKAARPSGWDPAERIKDQDVDGVQAEILYTTLGMPLFGLHDADLQRECFRVYNDWVADFASYDPRRLHAIALISLEDINEGAKELERAKKIGLKGAMIWGSPPAESPYWHKSYDPFWQVAEDLQMPLSLHVITGKRPPRSKEEQQKAKTREPSFIRGYMNILHEVQRSLTDIICGGVLMRFPRLKIVSAENDSGWLPHYMYRLDHAFEKFGAMMEEPLDMTPGEYVRRNVWATFQDDPVGPMLVQFFGEDNFMWASDFPHTDSTWPHSQDVIARDFKHVPEAVKRKIVCENAARLYQIDLN
- a CDS encoding enoyl-CoA hydratase-related protein; the protein is MRGNFISGAEAGRIGMVNYAVGPDDVMTKARELARELADGPTWAIRWSKLAVNKWLKQQANLILDASLAYEMMTFNTKDHQEAVKAFVEKRKPNFARAD